Proteins from one Mesotoga infera genomic window:
- the tmk gene encoding dTMP kinase encodes MFICFEGIDGSGKTTQIKLLQEYLSQLSVEHIVVREPGGTKAGEEIRRILLHSDFRLQPESELLLFMAARAQIVREVIRPALEKGLVVLADRFMDSSLAYQGIGRSLGIEIVSTINGFAVGSTIPDITIYIDVPATEAVLRMRKEKKNDKIEVESLEFFEKVRNGYMKIIREKLDNYEIVDGTRSMTEVHECIRNIVDRFLQRFRLNGR; translated from the coding sequence ATGTTCATCTGTTTCGAAGGAATCGACGGGTCTGGAAAGACGACTCAAATCAAACTTTTACAGGAATACTTGAGTCAATTAAGTGTAGAGCATATTGTTGTGAGAGAACCGGGAGGAACCAAAGCCGGTGAGGAGATAAGGAGAATTCTCCTCCACAGCGATTTCAGGCTACAACCGGAGTCCGAGCTGTTGTTGTTTATGGCTGCAAGAGCCCAGATAGTGAGAGAAGTCATTAGGCCTGCGCTGGAAAAAGGCCTTGTGGTACTGGCGGACAGGTTCATGGATTCGTCGCTGGCATATCAGGGAATAGGCAGATCGCTTGGAATAGAAATAGTAAGTACCATAAATGGGTTTGCAGTAGGTTCAACAATTCCAGACATCACCATATACATCGATGTTCCTGCAACTGAAGCTGTCTTGCGGATGAGAAAAGAAAAGAAAAATGATAAAATAGAAGTGGAGAGTTTGGAGTTTTTCGAAAAAGTAAGGAACGGTTATATGAAAATTATCAGGGAGAAATTGGATAACTATGAAATTGTGGATGGAACGAGAAGTATGACAGAGGTTCACGAATGTATCAGGAACATTGTAGATCGTTTTCTACAGAGATTTAGGCTCA
- a CDS encoding tRNA1(Val) (adenine(37)-N6)-methyltransferase, giving the protein MLFTEMKVFGDFDPGVLNGLTFDISNPLGRINHGTVLLSWFCKPPGKAHRSLELGSGSGAISIYLASRYGIEASGIEVDEQLYKLSLENARRNGVEDRVSFFNCSVVDFLASKHEKHHDFDIVVSNPPHYLHPGIESPDSRRNTARRMSHQLMGEFVGATGELLKNRGAFFFLIHPRDLTKWIRRMEDVRLAIHRIRFVHGKSGGQAQLVLIAGRKNSSSEVLVEPPIILR; this is encoded by the coding sequence TTGCTATTTACTGAGATGAAGGTTTTTGGAGATTTTGATCCCGGAGTCCTCAACGGACTGACTTTTGACATTTCAAATCCGCTTGGCAGAATAAACCATGGAACGGTTTTGCTATCATGGTTCTGCAAACCGCCCGGGAAAGCCCATAGATCACTCGAACTGGGCTCTGGAAGCGGAGCTATTTCTATTTACCTGGCCTCTAGATACGGAATAGAGGCCTCGGGAATAGAAGTGGACGAGCAATTATACAAATTATCTCTGGAGAATGCCCGAAGAAACGGTGTGGAGGATAGGGTCTCTTTTTTCAACTGTTCGGTCGTTGATTTTCTCGCTTCCAAACACGAGAAACACCACGACTTCGATATAGTGGTATCGAATCCTCCACATTACCTCCACCCGGGTATCGAGAGTCCCGACAGCAGGAGAAACACGGCCAGGAGAATGTCCCATCAGCTCATGGGCGAGTTCGTCGGAGCGACCGGAGAACTCTTGAAGAACAGAGGGGCCTTCTTCTTCCTCATCCATCCCAGAGACCTTACGAAGTGGATTAGGAGAATGGAGGATGTGAGGCTCGCAATTCACAGAATCAGGTTCGTACACGGCAAAAGCGGAGGGCAAGCCCAGCTCGTTTTAATCGCTGGCAGAAAGAATTCTTCATCAGAAGTACTGGTAGAACCGCCAATAATTTTGAGGTGA
- a CDS encoding transposase encodes MKNKTKGESPEEMITPKDIRKVKEAVREIIPAHRQVKGRPREYSDRTIVLLYVIFILFRCSSIVEMYKMIEGKKRVLKVIGELPSRQTLSYRLRRLDIEAISRRIIESIKGGTYIIDSTPIKDITNQGIKKCKNLKFGKNRDGFFWGKKVHFIITQEGIPVKFKLTQANEDDARVGKEMLDNLNGLIIADRGYFKWSFLSQFTKEGDLRAIVRPKSRKKDSSFKEKHSQTYSKRWKIERLFQKMKEVFRVEIPRKGGRDDLLSRVTALFLTVVTLAFSKFVLNYPILDYLNCC; translated from the coding sequence ATGAAAAACAAAACGAAAGGAGAGAGTCCCGAAGAAATGATAACACCAAAGGACATAAGAAAAGTGAAGGAAGCGGTGAGAGAGATAATACCTGCGCACAGGCAGGTGAAAGGAAGACCGAGAGAGTACTCGGACAGAACGATAGTGTTGTTGTATGTGATTTTTATACTTTTCCGTTGTAGCTCAATCGTTGAGATGTACAAAATGATCGAAGGAAAGAAGAGGGTGTTGAAAGTGATAGGTGAGCTTCCATCAAGGCAGACATTATCATATAGACTGAGAAGGCTGGATATTGAAGCTATAAGCAGGAGAATCATAGAAAGCATAAAAGGCGGAACATACATAATCGACTCGACACCGATAAAGGACATCACAAATCAGGGGATAAAAAAGTGTAAGAATCTGAAGTTCGGCAAAAACAGGGACGGATTCTTTTGGGGAAAGAAGGTACATTTCATAATCACTCAAGAAGGGATACCCGTCAAATTCAAGCTGACCCAGGCCAATGAAGACGATGCTAGAGTTGGAAAGGAGATGCTGGACAATCTCAACGGTCTGATTATAGCCGATAGGGGTTACTTCAAATGGAGCTTCTTGTCCCAATTCACCAAAGAAGGCGATCTAAGGGCCATAGTGAGACCGAAATCGAGAAAGAAGGACTCGAGCTTCAAGGAGAAGCACTCACAGACATATTCAAAGCGATGGAAGATTGAGAGGCTGTTCCAGAAAATGAAAGAGGTGTTCAGAGTGGAGATTCCCAGAAAAGGTGGCAGAGATGATCTCTTGTCCAGAGTAACGGCACTATTTCTAACGGTTGTTACTCTTGCCTTCTCCAAGTTCGTGCTCAACTATCCTATTCTGGATTACCTCAATTGTTGCTGA
- a CDS encoding dihydrofolate reductase family protein: protein MRLIAIFASTVNGMIALSENDRTEWTSREDKRYFKELTTSVGTIIMGRRTYESIGRTLPGRLNVVLTRNPTAYEESESLIFRSSSPEALIEEIEEWGIDQACLIGGARTFADFADRGLVNEIHITLEPTIRNGVTHLATHLKKPVSLALRGIVSLGPSVVMIYDVK from the coding sequence TTGAGATTGATAGCGATTTTTGCGAGTACAGTCAACGGTATGATAGCTCTCTCCGAGAACGACAGGACCGAATGGACATCGAGGGAAGACAAAAGATATTTCAAAGAACTCACAACCAGCGTAGGAACGATCATTATGGGTCGAAGAACTTATGAGAGTATAGGAAGAACACTCCCGGGGAGGCTGAACGTTGTTCTCACCAGAAATCCTACTGCTTATGAAGAATCGGAAAGCCTGATTTTTCGCTCTTCATCGCCCGAAGCGCTGATAGAAGAGATCGAGGAGTGGGGAATCGACCAGGCATGCCTAATCGGCGGGGCAAGAACTTTCGCGGATTTTGCCGACAGAGGATTGGTGAACGAAATCCACATCACACTGGAACCAACTATAAGAAACGGAGTCACGCACCTCGCGACTCACTTGAAAAAACCTGTTTCGCTTGCCCTGCGCGGGATAGTATCTCTAGGTCCTTCGGTTGTGATGATTTACGATGTGAAATAG
- a CDS encoding GlmL-related ornithine degradation protein: MKVQILTAEIGSTTTVLSAFSCNASGKLSFLAQGESYTTVIENDVTIGIERALIELKKRLKDDKLDWEVFIASSSAAGGLKMTVHGLVYDMTVRAAKEAALGAGGVIKLVTAGKLSERDLEKISKIQPRLVLLAGGVDYGEEETVIHNAGMINRLDRSIPLVYAGNTAISDEVREIISPTGREIYFVDNVYPRIDELNVEPTRKIIREVFSRNITRGPGMEKIYLIANKPVIPTPAAVMLAAELFSNTYNDVLVVDIGGATTDVDSVTDGDPEISKMLVSPEPHSKRTVEGDLGVYVNAHHVIDYIGEKELRGEFASFDEIVGKLSPYPTSDEASRFSARLGRYCFETSIRRHAGYIRQIYGPTGRIEIAQGKDLTAIKSIIGTGGLLSRSRYTRQIMENARSLSKLHSKELLPGPDIRIYRDRNYIFAAIGLISTVDASLATDLIDSSLEELR, translated from the coding sequence ATGAAAGTTCAAATACTCACCGCCGAAATCGGCAGCACCACGACCGTGCTTTCGGCCTTTTCTTGCAACGCATCCGGAAAGCTTTCTTTCCTGGCCCAGGGAGAATCTTATACAACAGTCATCGAGAACGATGTGACGATAGGAATTGAAAGGGCCCTGATCGAACTCAAAAAACGACTTAAGGATGATAAACTCGACTGGGAGGTTTTCATCGCCTCCTCCAGTGCGGCTGGCGGTCTAAAAATGACCGTTCATGGTCTCGTTTACGATATGACCGTTAGGGCAGCGAAAGAGGCGGCTCTCGGGGCCGGTGGAGTTATAAAACTGGTAACTGCTGGAAAGCTTTCAGAGCGCGATCTGGAGAAAATTTCGAAGATTCAACCGCGACTCGTTCTGCTGGCGGGGGGCGTGGATTATGGAGAAGAAGAGACGGTGATCCATAACGCCGGAATGATAAATCGACTCGACAGGTCGATACCTCTGGTTTACGCTGGCAACACCGCCATCTCCGACGAGGTGCGGGAAATAATCTCTCCGACAGGAAGAGAAATATACTTCGTAGATAACGTGTATCCCAGAATCGATGAGTTGAACGTTGAGCCTACCAGGAAAATCATAAGGGAAGTCTTTTCCAGAAACATCACAAGGGGACCGGGGATGGAAAAGATCTACTTGATTGCAAACAAGCCGGTTATCCCCACCCCGGCCGCTGTGATGCTCGCCGCTGAATTGTTTTCTAATACATACAACGACGTTCTGGTCGTGGATATCGGTGGGGCTACCACCGATGTCGATTCTGTTACAGACGGCGACCCTGAGATCTCGAAAATGCTCGTCTCGCCCGAGCCACACTCGAAGCGAACGGTCGAGGGTGATCTCGGAGTCTACGTCAATGCACACCACGTTATAGATTACATAGGTGAGAAGGAGTTGAGAGGTGAGTTCGCTTCATTCGACGAAATCGTAGGCAAGCTATCGCCTTACCCAACTAGCGATGAAGCTTCAAGATTTTCAGCACGTCTCGGCAGATACTGTTTCGAGACTTCCATAAGGCGCCATGCGGGGTATATACGACAGATATATGGTCCTACTGGAAGGATTGAGATCGCCCAGGGAAAGGACCTGACTGCCATAAAATCCATAATCGGAACTGGAGGGCTTTTGAGCAGATCGAGATACACCCGTCAGATAATGGAAAATGCCAGATCGTTGTCTAAACTGCACTCAAAGGAACTGCTCCCGGGGCCAGATATAAGAATCTACAGAGACAGGAACTACATATTCGCGGCCATAGGACTCATCTCGACGGTGGACGCTTCCCTAGCCACGGATTTGATAGACAGCTCACTCGAAGAGCTGCGGTGA
- a CDS encoding GatB/YqeY domain-containing protein has product MSLYEKIQNDMKEAMKSRDMLRTNTLRSVIAAVKNFQASSEENRKGEVKDDTVIGLIGKEVKRREESIEAYVKAGRDELVAQETLEMEILKGYLPEELSENEIRAVALKTIEDLKANGPSDLGKVMREVMIRLKGRADGKLTNKIVRELLESR; this is encoded by the coding sequence ATGAGTCTGTACGAAAAGATACAGAACGATATGAAAGAGGCAATGAAATCGCGGGATATGCTCAGAACCAATACGTTGAGGTCTGTCATAGCCGCCGTGAAAAACTTCCAGGCGTCTTCGGAAGAGAACAGAAAGGGCGAAGTGAAGGATGACACGGTAATCGGCTTGATCGGAAAAGAAGTGAAACGGAGAGAGGAATCCATAGAGGCCTATGTCAAAGCCGGAAGAGACGAACTCGTGGCCCAGGAAACTTTGGAAATGGAGATACTCAAGGGCTATCTTCCCGAAGAACTCAGTGAGAACGAAATACGTGCAGTTGCGCTGAAGACTATCGAAGACCTGAAAGCCAACGGACCGTCGGATCTTGGAAAGGTTATGCGCGAGGTCATGATCAGGCTCAAGGGAAGGGCCGACGGAAAACTGACCAACAAAATAGTCAGGGAGCTTCTCGAGAGTAGATGA
- the lysS gene encoding lysine--tRNA ligase translates to MSEETRRQRLREIDQMREEGIEPYPYRFEKTHWAGDIKNEFSTLENSQTKEDVVIRTAGRVVALRSHGKSFFFVLRDDTGRIQAYIRLDSVGKDNFEIFKKYVNMGDFVGIIGFPFKTHTGEVSVFVKSFEILSKSMRTMPEKWHGLKDKEIIYRQRYVEMLSSDEALNRFKMRSELFRLIREFLAQRRFIEVDTPILLHLTGGASARPFETRINVFESQMFLRIAEELFLKRYLVGGFERIFEIGKNFRNEGISYKHHPEFTMMELYWAYADYNDIMDITEAMINYVVENLTGSTKINYQGKEIDFSRPWRRVKMSDFIQDNLGVNILEDSDEKLIEVLKKHGSEPDMKERGHLIEKLWDLVEDKLVNPTFVTEHPVIISPLSKVHRSDPRVTERFELIISSMEMANAFSELNDPIEQYRRFLHQAGLREAGDEEAQMMDDDFLRALEYGMPPTGGLGIGWDRILMLVTDSPTIRDIIPFPLVKPISFEEEEMQSEEELQE, encoded by the coding sequence ATGAGTGAAGAGACACGAAGACAGAGGCTTCGAGAAATAGATCAGATGCGTGAGGAAGGTATAGAACCCTATCCTTATCGTTTTGAAAAGACCCACTGGGCAGGGGATATAAAGAACGAATTCTCCACTCTGGAAAATTCCCAGACGAAGGAAGACGTAGTGATTAGAACTGCCGGTAGGGTAGTGGCCTTGAGAAGCCACGGAAAGTCCTTCTTTTTCGTCCTTCGCGATGATACCGGAAGGATTCAGGCCTACATCAGACTAGATTCGGTTGGAAAAGACAACTTTGAAATCTTCAAAAAGTATGTCAACATGGGCGATTTCGTTGGTATCATAGGCTTCCCCTTCAAGACACATACAGGCGAGGTGTCGGTCTTTGTAAAAAGCTTCGAGATCCTTTCTAAGTCTATGAGAACCATGCCCGAGAAATGGCACGGCTTGAAGGACAAGGAAATAATATATCGCCAGAGATACGTCGAAATGCTCTCCAGCGACGAAGCGCTCAACCGCTTCAAAATGCGCTCCGAGCTTTTCCGGCTCATAAGGGAATTTCTGGCACAGAGAAGGTTCATTGAAGTAGACACACCCATACTTCTCCATCTGACCGGTGGAGCCTCGGCAAGGCCTTTCGAAACAAGGATAAACGTTTTTGAATCCCAGATGTTTCTGAGGATCGCGGAAGAGCTCTTTCTTAAGAGATACCTTGTTGGGGGGTTCGAAAGAATATTCGAAATCGGAAAGAATTTCAGAAACGAGGGAATATCCTACAAACACCATCCTGAGTTCACCATGATGGAACTCTACTGGGCCTACGCCGACTACAACGATATTATGGATATCACCGAAGCAATGATCAACTATGTTGTGGAGAACCTGACAGGCTCTACAAAGATAAACTATCAGGGAAAAGAGATCGACTTTTCCAGACCCTGGCGCAGGGTGAAGATGAGCGATTTCATCCAGGACAACCTCGGAGTGAATATACTCGAGGATTCCGACGAGAAATTGATAGAGGTCCTGAAAAAACACGGCAGCGAGCCCGACATGAAAGAGAGGGGCCACCTGATAGAGAAACTCTGGGATCTCGTTGAAGACAAACTCGTTAATCCAACCTTTGTCACCGAACATCCTGTGATAATCTCGCCTCTTTCCAAGGTCCACAGAAGCGATCCCAGAGTGACTGAAAGGTTCGAATTGATAATAAGCTCTATGGAAATGGCCAACGCCTTCAGTGAACTCAACGATCCGATAGAGCAGTACAGAAGATTTTTGCATCAGGCAGGACTGAGAGAAGCGGGTGACGAAGAAGCCCAGATGATGGACGACGACTTTTTGAGGGCGCTGGAGTATGGAATGCCTCCCACCGGCGGACTGGGTATCGGATGGGACAGAATTCTAATGCTGGTAACCGATTCGCCAACAATAAGGGACATAATTCCCTTCCCACTAGTAAAGCCAATCTCTTTTGAAGAAGAAGAGATGCAGAGCGAGGAAGAATTACAGGAGTGA
- the greA gene encoding transcription elongation factor GreA — MEGIQVVKKKAIYLTQEGYDRMKEELESLRKRLMYDIAERIKEARELGDLSENSEYDEAKNEQGRIDSRIKQLEEILNNAEVIEDDGDMSTVKLGHIVELQNMETGEKSEYRIVNAQEANIFEGKISADSPIGKGILAHKVDEVVRVKTPSGWAKYKILTIGR; from the coding sequence ATGGAGGGGATCCAGGTCGTGAAGAAAAAAGCCATTTACCTCACCCAGGAAGGCTACGACAGAATGAAAGAGGAACTAGAAAGCCTTAGAAAGAGACTCATGTACGATATTGCCGAAAGAATAAAGGAAGCCCGTGAGCTTGGCGATTTGAGTGAAAACAGCGAATACGATGAAGCGAAAAACGAGCAGGGTCGAATCGACAGCAGAATAAAACAGCTTGAAGAGATACTGAACAACGCTGAAGTAATAGAAGACGATGGTGACATGAGCACAGTCAAGCTAGGTCATATAGTGGAGCTTCAGAACATGGAAACCGGTGAGAAGTCAGAGTACAGAATCGTCAATGCTCAAGAAGCCAACATATTCGAAGGTAAAATCAGTGCCGATTCTCCCATAGGCAAAGGGATACTTGCCCACAAAGTAGATGAAGTCGTAAGAGTGAAAACCCCTTCGGGATGGGCCAAGTATAAAATACTTACCATCGGCAGATGA
- the nrdR gene encoding transcriptional regulator NrdR, giving the protein MKCPFCSSESTRVLDSRPTEDNTSIRRRRECEDCGGRFTTYERYERLPFFVIKKDGRRERFNREKVMNGLLRACEKRPISLERLSSIVDSIEDEVTRSGRHEVLSQEIGEMIMAKLKLLDRVAYVRFASVYKEFRDIDHFVDIIKELKND; this is encoded by the coding sequence ATGAAATGTCCTTTCTGCTCCAGCGAATCTACCAGAGTTCTAGACTCCAGACCGACTGAGGATAACACCTCGATCAGAAGGCGCCGCGAATGCGAAGATTGCGGAGGAAGATTCACCACCTACGAGAGATACGAAAGACTCCCCTTCTTTGTAATCAAGAAAGACGGGAGGAGAGAGAGATTCAACAGAGAAAAGGTTATGAACGGTCTTCTTAGGGCATGTGAGAAGAGACCTATCTCTCTCGAAAGACTAAGCTCAATAGTAGATTCTATCGAAGACGAGGTCACGAGGTCGGGGCGCCATGAGGTTCTCTCGCAGGAGATTGGAGAGATGATAATGGCTAAACTCAAGCTCCTGGACAGGGTTGCGTATGTTCGCTTCGCATCTGTTTACAAAGAATTCAGGGACATAGATCATTTCGTGGATATAATAAAAGAGCTAAAGAACGATTAA
- the whiA gene encoding DNA-binding protein WhiA → MSYADKLKEELCHLSIEDTFESRAEFLGYVKSRGTLRIRNGTPYLVITLTSITSLKRLFRITRRLSLPIYETQVTEEVRLSRKRGGELIYLFADVEKFLENNGISLRSDIIPSPVRDDPVYFGAFVRGLYLAGGSIVDPSKEYHLEITLDTTREFVGSFRDYLQDNFNIKCGVVKVRNKFKTYVKSAGDLMELLSLMGGKRTVAHLSRAVEVRKIRGNVSRTLNFLTANANKSGQAMAKHVKAIRIIDEKIGLSRLDSELKQVAILRLENEDLNLRELGEMMNPPMSKSAVYNRLKKLISLAEKMGEI, encoded by the coding sequence TTGAGTTACGCCGACAAATTGAAGGAAGAACTATGTCATCTCTCCATCGAAGACACTTTCGAGAGCAGGGCGGAGTTTCTGGGCTATGTCAAGTCCAGAGGAACTCTCAGGATAAGGAATGGAACGCCTTACCTGGTCATCACTCTGACTTCCATAACCAGTCTAAAAAGACTATTTCGGATAACCAGAAGACTCTCTCTTCCCATATATGAAACGCAGGTCACCGAAGAGGTACGCCTCTCGAGAAAGCGCGGGGGTGAGTTGATCTACCTCTTCGCAGATGTCGAAAAATTCCTTGAAAACAACGGCATTTCCCTCAGAAGCGACATCATACCCTCTCCCGTGAGGGACGACCCCGTTTATTTTGGAGCCTTTGTAAGGGGATTATACCTTGCTGGCGGTTCCATAGTGGACCCTTCCAAGGAATACCATCTCGAAATAACGCTCGATACGACGAGAGAGTTCGTCGGTTCTTTTAGAGATTACCTTCAGGACAATTTCAACATCAAGTGCGGAGTAGTTAAAGTCAGGAACAAATTCAAGACCTACGTAAAATCGGCCGGTGATTTGATGGAACTGCTTTCTCTGATGGGAGGAAAACGCACGGTCGCACACCTTTCCAGAGCGGTGGAAGTAAGAAAGATAAGGGGTAATGTGAGCCGAACGCTGAATTTCCTGACGGCGAACGCAAACAAATCGGGACAGGCAATGGCCAAACACGTCAAGGCTATTAGAATCATCGACGAAAAAATAGGTCTCTCCAGACTCGATAGCGAGTTGAAACAGGTGGCCATACTTAGACTGGAAAACGAAGATCTTAATCTGAGAGAGCTCGGGGAGATGATGAACCCGCCCATGAGTAAATCCGCAGTATATAATAGGTTGAAAAAGCTGATATCGTTAGCCGAGAAAATGGGGGAGATCTGA
- a CDS encoding gluconeogenesis factor YvcK family protein, producing MRKIVLIGGGTGLSTFARVLKSFPVDLTLVVAITDDGGSSGILREEMKIPPPGDIRNNIIALANNEEILTKVFSHRFSTDAMKKHSLGNIIIAGLTEMYGSFPDAVIAASKLLNIKGKVLPVADALVRLIGELDDGSKIEGESEVARYGKKIKRLTLDRKVQALPEVLREIEMADTLIVGPGSLFTSVVPNFLVSGVSEAFSRSPGKKVYICNIMTQPKESEGFDLKKHVDTVESYIGTTFDRVFWTEVGGVEKTVLERYRRAGAVPVRNDLPDDTRVTVIRGATTELIIDGREKLVVRHSRESIVSILRELEILEEILL from the coding sequence TTGAGGAAGATAGTGCTTATAGGAGGCGGTACTGGACTCTCTACATTTGCGAGAGTGTTGAAAAGTTTTCCGGTCGACCTCACGCTCGTAGTTGCGATAACCGATGATGGAGGAAGCTCTGGAATTCTTCGTGAGGAAATGAAGATACCACCCCCCGGCGATATAAGAAATAATATAATCGCATTGGCTAACAACGAAGAGATTCTCACTAAGGTATTTTCGCACAGGTTTTCCACAGACGCTATGAAAAAACACTCGCTTGGCAACATCATAATCGCGGGCCTGACGGAAATGTACGGCAGCTTTCCAGACGCCGTTATCGCCGCATCGAAACTGTTAAACATTAAGGGCAAGGTTCTACCGGTGGCCGACGCACTGGTTCGTCTTATAGGAGAACTCGATGACGGATCGAAAATAGAGGGTGAATCGGAAGTCGCACGGTATGGAAAAAAGATAAAAAGACTTACTCTAGATAGAAAGGTCCAGGCCTTGCCGGAGGTTTTGAGGGAGATAGAGATGGCCGATACGCTGATTGTTGGACCGGGCAGTCTTTTTACAAGCGTTGTTCCGAATTTTCTCGTCTCTGGAGTAAGTGAAGCCTTTTCGAGATCTCCCGGAAAAAAAGTGTATATATGCAACATAATGACACAGCCGAAAGAATCGGAAGGCTTCGATCTCAAGAAACACGTAGATACCGTCGAATCATACATTGGGACTACGTTCGATCGTGTGTTCTGGACGGAAGTTGGCGGTGTCGAAAAAACTGTTCTGGAAAGGTACAGACGGGCGGGTGCGGTACCTGTAAGGAACGATCTCCCGGACGATACGAGGGTAACCGTTATACGTGGAGCTACTACCGAGCTTATAATCGATGGAAGAGAGAAGCTCGTGGTTAGGCACTCAAGGGAGAGCATTGTATCCATTCTCAGAGAGCTGGAGATCTTGGAGGAGATTCTGCTTTGA
- the murI gene encoding glutamate racemase: protein MLKNNLKIGVFDSGIGGLTVLKKLLQGFPRGVDFFYFADTARVPYGSKPIETLRGYVGEIFDFFFQLGIDAIVTACNTSDSILSQREKQNLPVPYFSIIDPTVRAVGSIAPKGSEVSILATSNTVRRSLYLRKLFRYENLRRITQKACPLFVPIIEEGIWEGEIVDAVVRYYLAEINRMEPDYLILGCTHYPFIRKVIEASISQKTLLVDPADYILVDLKNWIGETGDKESRVTYYVSGNPESFQRILGRYFQREGNVIPVDLVDERITIRG from the coding sequence GTGTTGAAGAATAATTTGAAGATCGGAGTCTTCGATTCCGGCATTGGCGGTCTGACAGTACTAAAAAAACTCTTGCAGGGCTTTCCCCGCGGCGTGGATTTTTTCTACTTCGCCGATACAGCACGTGTACCTTACGGGTCGAAACCCATCGAAACCCTTCGCGGTTATGTCGGAGAGATTTTCGATTTCTTTTTTCAACTCGGTATCGACGCAATCGTCACTGCCTGCAACACATCGGATTCTATACTCTCTCAGAGGGAAAAGCAGAATCTTCCCGTGCCGTACTTCAGTATCATAGATCCGACCGTCAGAGCGGTAGGTTCGATCGCTCCGAAAGGGTCGGAGGTTTCGATATTGGCGACTAGCAACACTGTGAGGAGATCGTTGTATTTGAGGAAGCTTTTCAGATACGAAAATCTGCGTCGAATAACCCAAAAAGCCTGTCCACTCTTCGTGCCGATAATCGAAGAGGGCATCTGGGAAGGTGAGATAGTAGATGCAGTGGTCAGATACTATCTGGCCGAGATCAACCGGATGGAGCCGGATTACCTTATACTGGGCTGTACCCACTACCCTTTTATAAGAAAAGTCATAGAAGCTTCGATATCTCAAAAAACTCTTCTGGTAGACCCGGCCGATTATATACTGGTGGATTTAAAAAACTGGATCGGGGAAACCGGTGATAAAGAGTCCCGGGTCACCTACTACGTGAGTGGCAACCCCGAATCCTTCCAGAGAATCCTCGGAAGATACTTTCAAAGAGAGGGCAACGTTATACCGGTGGATCTTGTAGATGAAAGAATAACAATAAGAGGGTAG
- the zapA gene encoding cell division protein ZapA: MKRSVSLNLGGRQFSFLSSDPQEVVDQVFSKVTEMYDAFKKKEDEIGFEKLMVGICVNLAHDLIKSQNELVRLKAKYEEVLSEYFQGREGVEE, encoded by the coding sequence ATGAAACGATCAGTCTCTTTGAACCTGGGAGGACGCCAGTTCTCCTTTCTGAGCAGCGATCCTCAAGAAGTCGTCGATCAGGTCTTTTCAAAAGTCACCGAAATGTACGACGCGTTCAAGAAGAAGGAAGATGAAATCGGGTTCGAGAAGTTGATGGTGGGTATCTGCGTGAACCTCGCTCACGATCTCATTAAAAGCCAGAACGAACTGGTAAGATTGAAAGCCAAGTATGAAGAGGTACTCTCGGAATACTTCCAGGGACGTGAAGGTGTTGAAGAATAA